The following coding sequences are from one Vulpes vulpes isolate BD-2025 chromosome 12, VulVul3, whole genome shotgun sequence window:
- the LOC112920175 gene encoding olfactory receptor 8B12-like translates to MAADNASSVTEFILTGLTDEPELQMPLFFLFLGFYVVTVVGNLGLIILIGLNSHLHIPMYFFLLNLSFIDFSYSTTLTPKMLMGFVSKRNIISYAGCMTQLFFFCFFVFSESYILSAMAYDRYVAICKPLLYMVTMSPQVCLLLLLAVYGMGVFGAVAHTGNILFLTFCADNLVNHYMCDIIPLLELSCNSSYINLLVVFIVVTIGIGVPIAAIFISYGFIISSIFHISSTEGRSKAFSTCSSHIIAVSLFFGSGAFMYLKPPSILPLDQGKMSSLIYTILVPMFNPLIYSLRNKDVKFALRKTLGRITFS, encoded by the coding sequence ATGGCTGCAGATAACGCCTCCTCTGTGACAGAGTTTATCCTGACAGGCTTAACAGATGAGCCGGAACTCCAGATGCCCCTCTTCTTCCTGTTCCTAGGTTTTTATGTGGTCACTGTGGTAGGAAACCTGGGCCTCATAATCCTGATTGGGCTGAATTCTCACCTTCATAttcccatgtacttcttcctcctCAACTTGTCCTTCATAGATTTTAGTTATTCCACTACTCTCACTCCTAAAATGCTAATGGGTTTTGTCTCAAAGAGAAACATCATTTCCTATGCAGGGTGTATGACTCagctctttttcttctgtttctttgtcttttctgaaTCCTATATCTTGTCAGCGATGGCATATGACCGCTATGTCGCCATCTGTAAACCACTGCTGTACATGGTCACCATGTCTCCTCAGGTGTGTTTACTTCTTTTGTTGGCTGTTTATGGGATGGGGGTGTTTGGGGCTGTGGCCCATAcaggaaatatattatttctgaCCTTTTGTGCTGACAACCTTGTCAATCACTATATGTGTGATATCATTCCGCTCCTTGAGCTCTCCTGCAACAGCTCTTACATAAATTTGCTGGTGGTCTTCATTGTTGTGACCATTGGCATTGGGGTGCCTATTGCTGCCATTTTCATCTCTTATGGTTTCATTATTTCCAGCATTTTCCATATTAGCTCCACTGAAGGAAGGTCCAAAGCCTTTAGTACCTGCAGCTCTCACATAATTgctgtttctctcttctttggaTCAGGAGCTTTTATGTACCTCAAACCACCTTCTATTTTACCCCTTGACCAGGGGAAAATGTCTTCCTTGATCTACACCATTCTTGTGCCAATGTTCAACCCACTAATCTATAGTCTAAGGAATAAGGATGTCAAATTTGCCCTGAGGAAAACCTTGGGCAGAATAAccttctcttga